CATGCAAAGGGCCTAAATCGCACGACCTTCAAGGTCAATCAAAGAGGTTGCGCAACCCGCGACCCAGCTCTTTCTTGAGCGCATCTTCTGCGGCATCCTCAAGCGACTGGCCGTCTTCGCGGTCGAGACCGAGCTCTTTCTCAAGCGTGCGTTCCAACTCTTGCTTGGCTTTCTCTTCCAGCTCTTTCTTCTCTGCGGCAAGGTTCAAATCGATGGCCTTCTCCAGATCAGGCTGGATACGGATATTTGACCAGGGTCCACGCAGTCGCACAGGGATTGCCAGCCCACGGCCATCTCCGCTGTCGAGTAAGATCGGTGTGAAAGTGTAGTCAATATCGCGCGCACCCAATCCAACACGACCCTCACCGCTCGCCGACGCCTGCGGCAAGCGCATGCTCAGATCATTGTTAAACATGTTCCCGTTTTCCATTCGGAAAGTTGCCGACATGGTATCAAACACAGTGGTTCCGCCACCGGGCTGCCCGCCACGCATGATCCGGTCCAAATCAAAGCCCGAAATCACCCCGCGCGCCATGCTCACCGCACCATCGCCGGAAAGCGAATTCATGATTGCATGCACAGATGCTCCAGAGCCGAGAAACGACACATTACCATTGGCATTGCCTGACAGTCTTGAAACGTCCATCGCATCCGTGAGGAAACGCTCAAGATCGATACCATTGGCTGTCATCGTACCGCCCACCGACAGACCCGAACGATTGTTCATGACAAATTCGCCGGTGATTAGCCCAGCATAGGCCTGCACTTCACGCAGTTGAAACACCAGGCGTGACCGATCGAGCGACGCCAGTGTCCGCGTCTTTCCGAGCTTGAAGTCGCCTAGATCAATGCTGTCCGCCACAAGGGCAAATTCACCATCCACAGCGCCCAGACCTGAGGCGTTGATGGGTGATTTGGACCATACGCTGGAGGCATCAGAGCTTGCTGATGAGCCGCTTCCAGAGCTTTCATTGTTCGCGCTGCTCAACCCGGTCAAGTCCAGCGCACCAGCGTTCAGTTGAACATTCAGCCGCGGTTTTGCGCCAGACATATCGACATCCGCCGCCCCGGTGAACGCGTTTCCGTCCAATTGCAACCGCGTGTCTCGCAACGACAAGCGTCGCTCATTCGTAAACGTGATAGACGTATCAAGCTTGGCCGCACGTCCAAGCCCGCGCGGAATCTCCATCGGGCCAAGGCCCAATGCCACCATCAAGGCCGAGGTGTCTTTCGCATCTGCCGAAAAGGTTCCGGCAAACTCGGGCGTGGACCCTGCTTTCCCTGTAAAATTCGCCGTTCCCGCCGATGTGCTTACAGTCGCGACAACATCCGATACACCCCCCGAGATAAAGTGCCCCACACTTTCAAGCTTACCCGTAACGCTGACGCGTTCGCCCGCTGGCTGAAGTCCAAGTTCAAACTCCGCGGCACCCTCATAGTCCGGCCAGCGCAGGTCAAAATCCACACCGGATTGCTGCGTCGTGGTGCCGTTCAATTCATCAACAAAGCTGAAAGACGCATTTTGAATCAAGGCCCTGTCCAGGGTGAGGGCAAGCCGTGATGACCGCGCAGGCGCACCATCATCCGATTGCCCCGATGGCGCCACACCCTCGACACCCAATTCCCAGTTCACCCGGCCGTTTTTGTCGCGTCGCAAGTTGATCTGTGGGCCAATCGCCTCGAGCCCGGTAATGCGAATATCTCCGCCAAAGAGCGCCTGCGGCTCCACACCGATCTTCAAGCTCTCGGCCTGAAACATGGGCGTATCCCCAGCCCAATCCGCGTTGGCCACGGTCACAGCACCTGTGCTAATCCCCAAAACTGGATAGAAACTGACGGTCGTGTCACCGGTCATTGTGACCTGCCGCCCGGTCATGTTGCTAATCTGGTCAGCGGCGATCTTGGCAATCCGGTCACCCGGAAGCAGAAAAACCGACACCACTGCAAGCAAGGCCACGACAATCAAAAGCCCCAAAAGACGGACAATCCAACGCATACTGCTCTCCTTGATTGATCTTAACTTAAGAACCACACAATCCCGCAACAACAGTTTTTCGGCTTTTGATCACATTGGCGTGCCGCTATATCGCGGATCATGTCACCGAACCCGCCCAACCTAAGACCGGATCTGGCGCAGCCGCGCATCAAGCCTGAGCAACGCGGCGACCAGCCTGTGATCGGCATGGTCTCGCTGGGGTGTCCAAAAGCGTTGGTGGACAGCGAACGCATCCTGACTCGGCTCCGCGCTGAAGGTTATGGCATTTCACCCGACTATACCGGTGCGGACGCCGTGATCGTGAACACCTGCGGGTTCCTCGATTCCGCCAAGGCCGAAAGCCTGGATGCCATCGGCGAGGCACTGCGCGAAAATGGTAGGGTGATCGTAACAGGCTGTTTGGGCGCCGAAGAAGACTACATCACCGGCGCGCATCCCAGCGTTCTGGCTGTGACCGGTCCGCACCAATACGAACAGGTTCTGGATGCCGTGCACCAGGCCGTTCCACCAAAACCCAACCCGTTTGTGGACCTGCTGCCCGAAACCGGTGTCAAACTGACACCGCGGCACTATTCGTACCTCAAGATTTCCGAGGGGTGTAACCACAAATGCAAGTTCTGCATCATCCCCGACATGCGGGGCAAACTGGCCTCTCGGCCCGGCCACGCCGTCCTGCGCGAAGCCACGGCGTTGGTCGAAAACGGGGTACGCGAACTTTTGGTAATCTCCCAAGATACAAGTGCTTACGGGTTGGACCGAAAGTATGACGTGAACAGCTGGAACGATGTCGAACTGCGCAGTCACATCGTCGATCTGTCCAGAGAGCTCGGCAAACTCGGTGCATGGATCCGCCTGCACTATGTCTATCCCTACCCACATGTGCGCGAGTTGATCCCGCTCATGGCCGACCCTGACAATGGCCTCCTGCCCTATCTCGACATTCCGTTTCAACACGCCCATCCTGACACATTGAAACGCATGGCGCGTCCTGCCGCCGGCACCAAAACCCTAGACGAAATCACCGCCTGGCGCACCATTTGTCCCGACATCACCATCCGCTCGACCTTTATCGTGGGATATCCTGGAGAAACCGAGGAAGAATTCCAGACTCTTCTCGATTGGCTGCAAGAAGCACAGCTCGATCGCGTCGGGTGTTTTCAATATGAAAACGTTGAAGGCGCGCGCGCCAACGACTTGCCAGATCATGTGCCCGAAGAGGTCATGCAAGACCGCTGGGAGCGATTTATGCAAACGGCTCAGGCTATTTCTGTGGATAAGCTGACCGCAAAGGTTGGAACGCAGCAAGAGGTCATCGTCGACGACATTGACGAAGATGGCATTGCCACCTGCCGGACGAAGGCCGATGCGCCTGAAATCGATGGCTGTCTCTTCATAGATGAAAATACCGAGAGCCTGTCGGTCGGTGACATTGTCACCGTCGAGGTGGACGAGGCTGGCGATTACGATCTTTGGGGCCGGTTGATCCGCTGACGTGTCATCACCCACGTTTTTTCAATACATTTCAGAACAACACCAAACCGTCATTGCATGTTTCGGTTTTGTAATGATTCACACCGCTGCGTGCAGTCATGTTTCCAACGGTTGAAAGTGATGCCCGGAACTCCGAGGTCATGGCCAGACACAACAATCCGCACACCGCGGTATACATAGGAAACGGACAATGACCGACATTACAACACCCACATCCCGCGGATGGGCCCTGCCTTCCATCTCCGTCAACACTCTCATGCTGATCCTGCTCGGCGGGGCCGCTGGCACTCTGGCTTTTGACATCTTTGGCCGCGCCATTTCACCGATCCTTGGTTTTGCCTCTTTGGCACCCGTAGGCCTGGCACGCGGATTTCTCGGCGCGCTCGACCTTCCGAACGGCGCAGCTTACGGCCACCTGATGCACCTCTTCTTGGTCGGCACACTGGCCTATCCAATCGGCTGGCTCTTCGTGGCGCGCCCGGTGTTGGCGCGCGTGATGCCCAGCTTGCACTGGCTGCCCGCCTCGGTCGCGTATGGCATCGGACTTTGGGTGTTTGCCATTGGCGGCATTGCCACATTCGCAGGCAACGCGCCCTTCCTGAACTTCACTCAAATCACATGGGTCGCGCTGGTGGGTCACGTTCTCTACGCCATCATTGCTGCTGCAACAATCGCCTTTCTGGAGCGCCTTCAGAACGCCCGCTGATAGCAAACCAGCAACGCGCAGGCCCAGTCCCTCCGGCCTGCGCGTTGCTAAATGGTTAAAATATTGTGTTAAACTCAATCCAACAAGCGAGAAAGGCTCAACAAATTTGCGACATTTCTTTGCCATGCTGAAGCCGGGAAGGACGGCTTAGTTCTATGACGGAGGTTCGCCAGATGTCTTATCCGGACTACACGCGCGCTGAACGCATTGCTGATGGCATCGTACATGTGATTGGTGTCACTGCCGCCCTGGCCGGCGTGGTTTTGGTGTTTTTCTATGGCCTGGACCGGTTGAGTTTCGGCATGGTCATTGCCATGACCATCTATTGTGTCGCATTGGTTTTCATGCTCGGTGCCTCGGCGGCTTATCACATGGCGGCCCATACGCCCGCCCGGCCCTGGCTGCGACGACTGGATCATGCGGCCATCTACCTCAAAATCGCGGGAACCTTGACGCCGCTGGGCGTTCTGCTTGGCGACATCTTTGCGTATAGCATACTGGCGCTCATCTGGCTTTTGGCGCTCAAGGGGGCAGTCAACAAACTGCGCGCGGCACCGGGTGAAATGACCACAGAGTGGGTGCCGCAGGTGGCGTTAGGTTGGCTTGGGCTGGCCTTGATCATACCTCTCAGCCGCGCTTTGCCGGAGTTGAGCCTGAATCTGATTATCGCCGGGGGTATCATCTACACCTCGGCTGTGGTGTTCTACTGCTGGGAAAACCTGCGCTACGCCAACGCGATCTGGCACGCCTTTGTGTTGATCGCAACAACCTGTTGTTTTCTGGGAATTTCCGGCGCTATGGCTGGTCCGGTTTGAGCTTTGGCAAGGAGATTTCGCAAATCTGAAAACCCTGCCAAGCAACACTGTAGCAGGCTCTACGCAAACGCATTAACGCAGGAATTTCTTTCGCAACGCTTTTGACTGTGCAAGTCGATTGAATGTCTCGGCATTTGGACAAAAATCCGGGGCGCGATCACTTCCCGTGCTGCAACCTGCCAGCCACGCCACACATTCATCGACATGCTGGCACGCGCGACACCGTGTGACAAGCGTTGCATACTCTTTTGCTGTAAGATCTTTCTCCAGCATCGCTTCTGATAAATTGACATCAAGACTGCGGGCCAAAGACCGGTTGATCCAAAAGTGCCGATCCGCATCGCCAAGCGATCTGTTGTGAACGGTCATGCCACTGCTCCTTGCTTTGCGGACAGCCCCGCCAATGTCGCGCGATTGCGGCACTGCATTGGGCATTCATCGCCACGCTTTGCGGCCCGCAACCACTTGCGACAGCCGGACACCCACTCACATCCACGACAGGAGGTGACCATGCCGGACCACTCTTCAAGATCAAGCGCCTCAGCGTCAAAGACGGCTGCAAAATCCACTTCGACGACTTTTCCCATGGTTTGCAACAACATAGTGTGGTCTTGCTCGGAGCCGATCACGTCGTGTTTCATACCGGCTTGCCCTTGCTCAGAAACTCAAACATCGTCGCATTGCGGCACATGATCGGCGCAGCCGACGCTCCAACACCACGGTTCGCGTTCAGCCAAAGCTCACACCCTTCGGTATCGCTACATCCTGTGCAACGCAGGACAGCATCTGAAAGCGTACAGGGGTCAAGCAAACCTTCCAGAATCTTTTCTTCCAAATCCACGCCCAGCGTATCGGCCATACGGTCCACAAGATCTGCGTGATGTTTGATTGTTATTGTGTCGGTCATGTTTGACCTTTCAAAAACCTGTTGCACCAGGTTGATGATGCCCCAGGGTGGTTGTCAAAACATTGATCTGTGTCAAGTTTTGAGCGCGTCGATATACGTCTGAACACAGTCCTGGACGTGCCGAAACCGGTCTCCGCCCAAATGTTTCCCGCCATACCAACGAGTTACAACAACGATGTGGTCAAAAAGCTGCGCCCGCTCCAGCATGCGCAAAATCACCATTCCGGCTCCCGCTTCTCCATCGTCAGACTTGAGCGGCGCGCCATCCGTTCGCAAAACCGCCCAGGTGTTATGCGTTGCGCGCGCGAATTTCTTGTCTTTTTTCAGCTCTTTGAGAAACTCGTCCACGGAGTGTCTGTCCACGGCTTCGCCCCCCGAAACCGCATATTTCGAGCCTCGGTCGCTGACCACATTCTTGATCTGCAGCATCAGAGCTGCGAATTCACCCGACGCACGGTTTGGATCCGTTCCGCATTGGGCGGATGCGTGCCCAGAAAACGGTCGCCAGGATCCGGGATCCGGTTAAAGAATTCCGCTCCACGAACCGGGTTGTACCCCGAGCGCCTCGCAATCACCGTGCCCAGCGCATCGGCCTCCAGTTCAAAGTCCTTGGAATAGGTCCGCGCGCCGACCGTCGCACCAACATTGGCTGCAGCATCCACCGCGCCTGATCCCGCACCGGCAAGTGTTGCCAATCCTCCGAGGATAATCGCCCCAGCCGTCGCATTTTGTCTCTGGCGCGGAATATGGCCGGCAATATGATGCGCCGCTTCGTGGCTGAGAACAAAGGCAATTTCATCGGAATTCCGCATATTGGCCAAAATAGCCAAGTTGAACGCAAGAATGGGACGGCCGTTTTTGTCCAACGTCTGATAAGCGTTGGCCGGTTGGTTGGGCCGTCTGTCAATCACGATGTTGAAATCGCAATTGGTGTTCTTCCGTCTTTGCCGACAATATCGTTCGGCAACAGGCTCCACACGGCCGATCACTTGCCGGAACCGCGTCACCTGTGCGTCTGTCGGAACACTTGGCGCCTTGCGTGCGGTTTGTTGCTGTGGCGCGGGCTGCTGTGGAGCAGACCCTTCTGTCGTGGTGACACACCCCGCCAACAGCGACACGAAAATCAAGCCAATCCAACGCATGAAACTTATCCCATTCCTGAACTCGGTCCGTAGTTTAGCAGGGATTCCCCGACCCGCCAGCCCTGTTGAGCGAAACATCGGTTTTCAGTCGCGGCTTGCCGATTTGTCCGCGTGACGAGGCCGAAGCTGTGTTGCATACTACGCCTGTAAATCAAAGAGGCTGACATGTTTTCAATCGAGCACGAATTTGATTCCACCGTGGTCACACTGGTGGACGAAGGTGAAACGCCGCTCCTAGAAGACGTGGTGATCAACGCGTTCGAGGAATGCGTCACGGTCGAGCAATTCGATCCGCGCACAGATTCCATGCAAAAGGTGACGCTAAGCATGTCTCAATTGCGCGATCTGCGCGCCGCATTGAACCTGCCGGAAGGGGTCTACAAACTCGCCGGCAAAGCCTCCTGACATTCGATGCAGCCAAACCTGCACCTTGATCCGCGCGCAAGTCGATCCGACATCCTGCTCAATAATGCAACCTAAAGGCCCACAATGCCCGATCCAAACCCAGCCGCGATGGCGTTTCTGCTCTCACGCCGGTCCCGCCCCGCCAAAACCCTCGGCTTGCCTGTCCCAACACGAGATGAGCTACGGCCTCTGCTGACCGCCGCCGGGCGCAGCCCGGACCACGGAAAACTCGAACCCTGGCGGTTTATTGTTTTAGAACGCGCGGCTCTGGAACGGTTGGCCAGCCTCGTGGACAAAAGGGGTGCCGAATTGAACCGCGCACCGGAAGATATCGCGAAGGCACGCTCCCAGTTTTCCGATGGCTCCCTCGCAATTGCCGTGATCGAAGTGCAAAAACCGTCCGAGAAAATCCCGCCCCTCGAACAAACCTATTCCGCCGGAGCCGCCTGCCTTGCCCTACTAAATGCGGCGCTTGCCTCTGGCTGGGGGGCCAACTGGCTCTCTGGCTGGCCCGCCCATGATCGCGGCTTTGTGGAAAAGGGGCTTGATCTCGCCCCACATGAACGTGTCGCCGGGTTCATCCATATCGGCACAGAACGCAGCGCGCCCCCCGAACGCCCACGCCCCGACATCGGCGCCATTACAACATGGATGTCTGAATGATTTTCGCATGCTTTTTCAAAGCACTGTCACAGATCAGCGATCCACGCTTTCGCAAGGTCCTGATGCTCGGCATCGGGCTGACTCTGGTTCTGCTCATTGCTGCCACCGCCGCGTTTCTGATGCTCATCCAATGGCTGGCCGGTGACACGACCGAGGTCTGGCTCATCGGCGAAGTGCAATGGCTCGATGACCTGCTGGGGTGGACGGGCTTTCTGGCCATGTTTGTGCTGTCCATATTTCTGATGGTGCCGGTCGCTTCGGCCATCACATCCATGTTCCTTGATGAGGTCGCCCAAGCTGTCGAGGATCGACACTACCCAAACCTGCCACCCGCAACGAGAGTCTCCCTGTGGGACGCGACACGCGACACCGTTAATTTTCTAGGCGTACTCGTCGGCGCGAACCTTCTGGCACTAGTCCTGTACGCCTTTGTGCCGCCTCTGATGCTCTTCATCTTCTGGGGAATGAACGGCTATCTGCTGGGCCACGAGTATTTCCAGCTCGCCGCGATGCGCCGCGTCGGGCGCACCAAGGCCCGTGAACTGCGCAAGGCCAACCGTGGCACGATCTGGTTGGCGGGCATCCTGATGGCCGTGCCACTCTCGATACCTCTGGTCAACCTGCTGATCCCGATCCTCGGCGCGGCCACATTCACTCATGTGTTCCATGGGTTGAAAAACCGTACCGCTTGAACAGCCTCTAAAGCGCCGAACCCTCTCGCGACTGTTCATCCGGCGTCGGTGTGTGGTTAAACACATAAGCCTCGCGACACGCCTGTTCCCCTCCCAGCGCGTCAATCCGAGCCCTTTGATCAGCAAAGCATTGCACGTTGACGGCCTCGGGGTCACAAACCTCACGCAAACGGCGCTTCCCCTCGGCAAGTGCATTGGCGATCCGCACATCCGCCTCCGAACGCCCGGCCAGATCCTCAAGCTCCAGCGGATCCGCCTCCAGATCAAATAGCTGCGGCGCATGCCCGACATAGTGAACATATTTCCACCCCCGCCACCGCACCATGAATGTGCCCGTGGTCGATCCTCCGTCGTGATACTCGCTCAACACAGTTCGCTCCAGATCATCCTCTGCGCGCGCTATGTCGCACAAGGAGTGTCCGGCAAGGTCCGATACCTGTGGCACGCCAAAAACATCCAAGGCCGTGGCCGAGACATCCAGAAGACTGGTGCCTGTGCCAACGCGTTTACCCTTAGGCACGCCCGGCCCGGCCAGGATCATCGGCACTCCGGCTGAGGCCTCATACATCACCTGTTTGGTCCAAAACCCATGATCGCCCAGCATCTCGCCATGATCCGAGACATAAAGGACAACCGTGTCTTCCGCCTGACCCGAAGCCTCCAGCGCCGCCAGGATACGTCCAACACAATCATCCATGAAACTGGTAAGCGCAAAATATGCGGCCTTCGCCTCTTTCAATCGCGCTTCGTCAAAGTAGCGATCATAGTCAAAGAAACTGGCGACATTGGCCAGTTCACTATGCGACGGACGCACGTCTGGCGCATAGCCTATGGGCAAATCCATGTCCTCCGGATGATAGAACTGCGCCCAGTCTTCTGGTGCTGTCAGCGGGTAGTGCGGGCTGACCAACGACACAAATGCCGCCCAGGGAGTTTCGCGGCGCTCAGGCGCATGCAGCCAATCACAAGCAGCCTCGGTGATGTCCCGGTCATAGGCCGTATAGCTGCTCTCACCCGTGCCCACATCGGCCGCCAGCTCTGCTGCCGCGTCATAGTCCGGCGTATTTTCTCGCAAGAGCCCCACGGCCCACCCCACGCCGCCCACCACATGCATCGGCAGGATCTCTTCGCTGAAGCCATTGTCATCCGTGCCGGATCGAAAATGGAGTTTGCCTATTGACGCCACATGCACACCCGCATTCCTCAACCTGTGCATCCAACTCGTCCGGCTGCCATCATACGGCGTCGCACTGTCCCAAAACCCCGTCCGGTGCACATGGTCACCACAGGCAATCGCGGCGCGCGTGGGCACACACATCGGGGACGGCGTGTAAGCGTTTTCGAATAGCGTACCGCGCGCCGCCAGCGCATCCAGGTTCGGCGTTTGAACAACTGGGTGCCCCATGCACCCCATCGCATCGCGCCGGTGTTCATCAGAAATCAGGATCAGGAAATTGGTCATACCTCACTCAACGCTGCAAATCGCACCGACGCAATACCGACGTGATACCGACGCAATACCGACCTTGATTTTCAGGCCATTTAGCTGAGCGATGTCACCCACAGAATCGTGGCATCCTCGTCGCTGACAGACACCACATTGTGCCCCATCGTGGCATCATAATAGGCACTGTCACCCCGGCGCATTTCGATGGGTTCGTAGAACTCGGTGTAAAGCCGGATCACCCCCGTCAGCACGTAAAGAAACTCTTCCCCGTCATGCCGCACCCAGCCGTCAAACTCCTCTACCGACCGCGCCCTGATGCGCGCGCGATAGGGCAGCATTTGCTTTTTTGAAAGCGCCTCTCCCAGAAGCTCATGTTCATAGGTAACAGTGGCATGGGTCTTGCCCTGACCGGTCTTGGTCACCGCCATACGCCCGCTGATCTGACCCGCGCTGGGCGGCGTAAAGAGTTGTGGAACAGAAATCTCCAGCCCGACGGCCAGTTTCTTAAGTGCTTCATAAGTGGGCGACATTTGCCCATTTTCAATCTTGCTCAGCGTTGATCGCGCCAGCCCAGCCTGCCGCGCGGCTTGCTCAAGGGTCCAGCCCTTAGATTTGCGCAGACCGCGAACGCGCGTTCCAAGATTGAGCGGTTCAGCGCCTTCTTCGGTGCCGCTGTCACGCGCAATGCGGATCAGATTGACAGGTGAACGATCTTCCATGATCCAGCTATAGGCCAGAGCTTTGCCACCTTGCAACCGACGAGGCCGCGGCCTAAGCCTTGGAAATGCTGTCGCAAACGCAATCTGAGCCTTTCCCGCCCTGCCCCGCGCCATTCAATCTGGCGGCGCATGTTCTGGGGCGCGCTGACGAACTGCAAGACAAAGTCGCGCTTGCCGTGCTCGGCCTGACCGGCGCGGAACGCTGGAGCTTTGCGCGATTGAAAACCGCTGTCTTGGGCACTGCAACCGGACTGCGCCAATCCGGGCTGGTACCCGGTGACCGCGTCTTGATGCGGCTTGGAAATAGTATTGACTTTCCAATATCTTATCTTGGATGTATTGCCGCTGACCTGGTACCTGTCGTCACTTCATCTCAGCTGACAGAGCGTGAAACGGCCACGATCATTGAAACCGTAGCCCCCAAACACATCCTGCGCAGCGTGGGCGTGGCGTGCCCAACAACGGACATCCCCGAGACCGAAACAGATGCCTTGCGCGCCATGCGCGACCTGCCACCAACCCGCTTTGAGATGGGCGATCCAAACCGGCCTGCCTACATCATCTTCACGTCAGGCACATCTGGCACGCCTCGGGCGGTGGTCCATGCCCACCGTGCCATCTGGGCGCGGCAGATGATGTTTGACGGCTGGTATGGCCTCACCGAGGATGACCGTCTCTTGCATGCAGGCGCCTTTAACTGGACCTACACGCTTGGCACCGGGTTGATGGATCCCTGGACCATCGGAGCCACGGCCTTGATCCCGGAAACCGGCACCACACCAGAGCAACTGCTGCTTTTGCTCAAACGCCATGATGCGACGATTTTTGCTGCGGCTCCGGGCGTTTATCGGAAAATTCTAGGGTATCACAAAGAGACCTCCCTGACGCGCCTGCGTCACGGCCTGACGGCCGGTGAAAAGCTGTCTGACACAATCCGTAATAACTGGGAACAGGCCACAGGCACCGCGCTTTATGAGGCCTACGGCATGTCCGAATGCTCTACCTTTGTCTCGGCCAGCCCGTCAAATCCCGCAGCACCCGGAACATTGGGCCAGCCTCAACCGGGCCGACGCTTGGCGCTTTTGGGTCCTGATGGCCCTGTCCCAATCGGCCAAGAAGGCACCATCGCCATTCACCGATCCGACCCGGGCCTCATGCTGGGCTATCTGAACGCTGAGGAAGAGACCCAAGCCCGCATGCAAGGCGACTGGTTTCTGACAGGAGATCAAGGGGTTATCGACGAGGCTGGCAACATCACCTATCTCGGACGATCCGATGACATGATGAATGCCGGGGGCTATCGCGTGTCTCCGATGGAGGTAGAGGCCGTGCTCAACGCCCATCCTGACATCACACAGGCCGCCGTCACCGATATCGAAGTCAAGCAAGACGCGCGCCTCATCATGGCCTTCTACACCGCCCCCAACCCGGTTGCCGACGCCGCGCTGACATCCTATGTCCAAGAGAACCTGGCCGCTTACAAGCAACCGCGCGGCTTTTTCCATGTTGAGGCGTTGCCCACTGGCGCCAACGGCAAACTCCTGCGTCGCGCCCTGCGACCGATTTACGAAAGCCTCCATGATCAAGCTTGATATCATCTCCGACCCGATCTGCCCGTGGTGCTATATCGGAAAAACTGCCTTGGATAAGGCCTTGCTCGAACGGCCCAAACATCCGTTCACCATTGAATGGCATCCATTTCAACTGAATCCTGACATGCCCAGGGAAGGCATGGATCGCCGCGCCTATCTGGAGGGCAAGTTTGGTGGCAAGAAAGGCGCGGTGGAGGCCTACGCCCCTGTGGTCGAACGCGCTGAGGCCGAGGGGCTGCACATCAACTTCGAAGGGATCACCCGCACGCCCAACACCATGGACGCCCACAGGCTCATTCACTGGGCCGGGGTTGAGGACCGCCAGATGCCCGTCGCCATGTCGCTTTTTCGCGCCTATTTCGAAGAAGGCCGTGATATCGGCGACCGCGAAGTGCTCGGCGATA
This DNA window, taken from Roseovarius sp. S88, encodes the following:
- a CDS encoding sulfatase-like hydrolase/transferase → MTNFLILISDEHRRDAMGCMGHPVVQTPNLDALAARGTLFENAYTPSPMCVPTRAAIACGDHVHRTGFWDSATPYDGSRTSWMHRLRNAGVHVASIGKLHFRSGTDDNGFSEEILPMHVVGGVGWAVGLLRENTPDYDAAAELAADVGTGESSYTAYDRDITEAACDWLHAPERRETPWAAFVSLVSPHYPLTAPEDWAQFYHPEDMDLPIGYAPDVRPSHSELANVASFFDYDRYFDEARLKEAKAAYFALTSFMDDCVGRILAALEASGQAEDTVVLYVSDHGEMLGDHGFWTKQVMYEASAGVPMILAGPGVPKGKRVGTGTSLLDVSATALDVFGVPQVSDLAGHSLCDIARAEDDLERTVLSEYHDGGSTTGTFMVRWRGWKYVHYVGHAPQLFDLEADPLELEDLAGRSEADVRIANALAEGKRRLREVCDPEAVNVQCFADQRARIDALGGEQACREAYVFNHTPTPDEQSREGSAL
- a CDS encoding helix-turn-helix domain-containing protein, with the translated sequence MEDRSPVNLIRIARDSGTEEGAEPLNLGTRVRGLRKSKGWTLEQAARQAGLARSTLSKIENGQMSPTYEALKKLAVGLEISVPQLFTPPSAGQISGRMAVTKTGQGKTHATVTYEHELLGEALSKKQMLPYRARIRARSVEEFDGWVRHDGEEFLYVLTGVIRLYTEFYEPIEMRRGDSAYYDATMGHNVVSVSDEDATILWVTSLS
- a CDS encoding class I adenylate-forming enzyme family protein, with amino-acid sequence MLSQTQSEPFPPCPAPFNLAAHVLGRADELQDKVALAVLGLTGAERWSFARLKTAVLGTATGLRQSGLVPGDRVLMRLGNSIDFPISYLGCIAADLVPVVTSSQLTERETATIIETVAPKHILRSVGVACPTTDIPETETDALRAMRDLPPTRFEMGDPNRPAYIIFTSGTSGTPRAVVHAHRAIWARQMMFDGWYGLTEDDRLLHAGAFNWTYTLGTGLMDPWTIGATALIPETGTTPEQLLLLLKRHDATIFAAAPGVYRKILGYHKETSLTRLRHGLTAGEKLSDTIRNNWEQATGTALYEAYGMSECSTFVSASPSNPAAPGTLGQPQPGRRLALLGPDGPVPIGQEGTIAIHRSDPGLMLGYLNAEEETQARMQGDWFLTGDQGVIDEAGNITYLGRSDDMMNAGGYRVSPMEVEAVLNAHPDITQAAVTDIEVKQDARLIMAFYTAPNPVADAALTSYVQENLAAYKQPRGFFHVEALPTGANGKLLRRALRPIYESLHDQA
- a CDS encoding DsbA family oxidoreductase yields the protein MIKLDIISDPICPWCYIGKTALDKALLERPKHPFTIEWHPFQLNPDMPREGMDRRAYLEGKFGGKKGAVEAYAPVVERAEAEGLHINFEGITRTPNTMDAHRLIHWAGVEDRQMPVAMSLFRAYFEEGRDIGDREVLGDIADSAGMDAAVVQKLLASDADIEDITQRDTAFRQMGVTGVPCFIVAGKHAVPGCQPTGMWIKVIDEITAQLEADGEV